In Actinomadura luzonensis, a single window of DNA contains:
- a CDS encoding toxin glutamine deamidase domain-containing protein, translated as MFRERKPSVQWVLPEGRYNPVVGDGVRWLDYERAAELDERAPVQEDDTTGPEAGPDAGPAEERPPAGGADDWFDRPHRPPPLTECRPYDVPGGLAQPDPRAERDLMEALPPGARFPDPRGTWIRLINGGGPADDPFRSSNAADCALAVLSTWHGEPATAAPRLPEHDRIGRPVLTGERGSTARIERWVGQRLEYAGQGRHAYPMIARRLLEAGHGASAVIVVRWPGGGTHAWNAVNADDEVIWIDAQRGHMSVEPPYLTVTGVFCVILDRQGRPR; from the coding sequence GTGTTCCGCGAGCGCAAGCCGAGTGTCCAGTGGGTCCTTCCCGAGGGGCGGTACAACCCCGTCGTCGGGGACGGGGTGCGGTGGCTCGACTACGAGCGGGCCGCCGAGTTGGACGAGCGCGCACCGGTCCAGGAGGACGACACCACCGGGCCCGAGGCCGGGCCCGACGCCGGGCCCGCCGAGGAGAGGCCGCCGGCCGGCGGCGCGGACGACTGGTTCGACCGGCCGCACCGGCCGCCGCCGCTCACCGAGTGCCGCCCGTACGACGTGCCCGGCGGCCTGGCCCAGCCCGACCCGCGGGCGGAGCGCGACCTCATGGAGGCGCTGCCCCCGGGGGCGCGCTTCCCCGACCCGCGCGGCACCTGGATCAGGCTCATCAACGGCGGCGGCCCCGCCGACGACCCGTTCCGGTCCTCCAACGCGGCCGACTGCGCCCTCGCGGTGCTCTCCACCTGGCACGGCGAGCCGGCCACGGCCGCGCCCCGGCTGCCCGAGCACGACCGCATCGGCCGGCCGGTGCTCACCGGCGAGCGCGGCAGCACCGCCAGGATCGAGCGGTGGGTGGGGCAGCGGCTGGAGTACGCGGGGCAGGGGCGGCACGCGTACCCGATGATCGCGCGGCGGCTGCTGGAGGCCGGGCACGGCGCGAGCGCGGTGATCGTCGTGCGCTGGCCCGGGGGCGGCACCCACGCCTGGAACGCGGTCAACGCCGACGACGAGGTCATCTGGATCGACGCCCAGCGGGGGCACATGTCGGTGGAGCCGCCGTACCTGACGGTGACGGGGGTCTTCTGCGTGATCCTCGACCGGCAGGGGAGGCCGCGGTGA
- a CDS encoding L-serine ammonia-lyase, with product MAISVFDLFKIGIGPSSSHTGGPMAAAHKFARGLHEDGLLERVARVEAILYGSLGLTGKGHGSDKAVLLGLSGEKPELVDVDTVDERLAAMREAGAVRLYGRHEIPFVVGRDLVFERKITLPEHPNGMRFTAYDADGGELRQKVYFSVGGGFVVDEQATGAGRIKPDDTVLPYPFTTGEELLKHCSSTGLSISALMMENEKAFGRTEEEIRAGVLNLWRVMQECVRRGISREGVLPGGLKVKRRANQLYRRLQSEPAEKDPLQAMDWVTLFALAVNEENAAGGRIVTAPTNGAAGIIPAVLTYYSRFVPHADDEGVIRFLLTAAAIGVLFKENASISGAEVGCQGEVGSACSMASAGLTEVMGGTPEQVENAAEIGIEHNLGLTCDPIGGLVQIPCIERNAVASNKAITAARIALRGDGRHYVALDKAIKTMRDTGRDMLDKYKETSRGGLAVNVIEC from the coding sequence ATGGCGATCAGCGTCTTCGACCTTTTCAAGATCGGCATAGGCCCCTCCAGCTCGCACACCGGCGGCCCGATGGCGGCCGCGCACAAGTTCGCCCGGGGCCTGCACGAGGACGGCCTGCTGGAGCGCGTGGCCCGCGTCGAGGCGATCCTGTACGGCTCGCTCGGCCTGACCGGGAAGGGCCACGGCAGCGACAAGGCCGTCCTGCTGGGCCTGTCGGGCGAGAAGCCGGAGCTGGTGGACGTCGACACCGTCGACGAGCGCCTGGCCGCCATGCGCGAGGCGGGCGCCGTGCGCCTGTACGGCCGCCACGAGATCCCCTTCGTCGTGGGCCGCGACCTCGTCTTCGAACGCAAGATCACCCTCCCCGAGCACCCGAACGGCATGCGCTTCACCGCCTACGACGCCGACGGCGGCGAGCTGCGCCAGAAGGTCTACTTCTCGGTCGGCGGCGGCTTCGTGGTGGACGAGCAGGCCACCGGCGCCGGCCGCATCAAGCCCGACGACACCGTGCTCCCCTACCCGTTCACGACGGGCGAGGAGCTGCTGAAGCACTGTTCGAGCACCGGCCTGTCGATCTCGGCGCTGATGATGGAGAACGAGAAGGCGTTCGGCCGCACCGAGGAGGAGATCCGCGCGGGCGTGCTCAACCTGTGGCGGGTCATGCAGGAGTGCGTGCGCCGGGGCATCTCCCGCGAGGGCGTGCTGCCGGGCGGCCTCAAGGTCAAGCGCCGCGCGAACCAGCTCTACCGCCGTCTGCAGTCGGAGCCGGCCGAGAAGGACCCGCTGCAGGCGATGGACTGGGTGACGCTGTTCGCGCTGGCGGTCAACGAGGAGAACGCCGCCGGGGGCCGCATCGTCACCGCGCCCACCAACGGCGCGGCCGGCATCATCCCGGCCGTCCTGACCTACTACTCCCGCTTCGTCCCGCACGCCGACGACGAGGGCGTGATCCGTTTCCTGCTGACGGCCGCCGCGATCGGCGTGCTGTTCAAGGAGAACGCCTCCATCTCGGGGGCCGAGGTCGGCTGCCAGGGCGAGGTCGGCTCGGCCTGCTCCATGGCCTCCGCCGGCCTGACCGAGGTCATGGGCGGGACTCCGGAGCAGGTGGAGAACGCCGCCGAGATCGGCATCGAGCACAACCTGGGGCTGACCTGCGACCCGATCGGCGGCCTGGTGCAGATCCCGTGCATCGAGCGCAACGCGGTCGCCTCCAACAAGGCCATCACCGCGGCCAGGATCGCGCTGCGCGGCGACGGCCGCCACTACGTGGCCCTGGACAAGGCCATCAAGACGATGCGCGACACCGGCCGCGACATGCTCGACAAGTACAAGGAGACCTCCCGGGGCGGCCTCGCGGTGAACGTCATCGAGTGCTGA